The Methanomassiliicoccus sp. genome segment GTACATCAAGGGGTCCAGCCTGCCGGCGTCGGGAGAGTTCTCGCTGAACACTCCTTCCTCCGCGTACACTCCCACGATCTTCCCTAGTATCATGTCCGTGGTCTCGAACTCGATGATCTTGAGAAGCTCGCACTCCATGGTCAGGGGGCACTCCTCGATCATGGGAGCGGTCTCGAGCTTCCCGTAGAAGCTCTCGAACACTTCAGACTTGTCGGCCTCGCGTCCCGAGGTTATGCCCACGTAGTCGGTGACCGCGGCCATTGACGCGCTGGGTATATTGACGCTGAAGGTGAGGTTCTCAAGTATTCCGTCCTTGGTCTTCCTCTCCTTGGCCATCACCAGCCCGATCACGGGGGGGATGTCATCGATCATGGTGAACCAGGCTATAGTGCAGTAGTTGGGCCTTCCTTCTATGTTGGCTCCCGCAATGCACACTGGCAGAGCGAACGGGGGCATTATCATGCCGAGCTCTTTCTTGGTCATGGTATCCACTCTCAGATGTGTTCCCGCCGTACATCTCCCTTTTGCCCCTCAGAGTTTTGCCGAGAGTTTAAGTACGGTCGTACGTTTTCGAGCCGATAACATGGCCGCTGCCAATGACCTCCCTCGACCGGTCATCATCGAGGATGAATGCAAGGGGTGCGGGCGCTGCATCGCCGCCTGTCCCAAAAAGGTGCTCAGACCAGCAGACCACATGAACCGCCGAGGTTTCGTTCCCGCCGAGTATATCGGGGAGGGCTGCACAGGCTGCGCCATCTGCTTCTACAATTGTCCCGAGTTCTATGCGATAGAGGTGCATACAGCGGATAAGGAGGGAAAGCGATGAGGAAGTTCGTCAAAGGCAACGAGGCCGTGGTCATCGGAGCCCTTTACGCCGGCTGTGATGTGTATTTCGGGTACCCCATCACTCCGGCCAGCGAGATAGCCCACGGTGCGGCGGAGCTGTTCCCGCGAACGGGCAAGGAATACCTGCAGGCGGAGTGCGAGACCGGCTCCATCAACATGATCTTCGGCGCGGCCAGCGCGGGCAAGCTGGCCATGACCGCCTCATCAGGGCCGGGGATCAGCCTGATGCAGGAAGGGATCTCCTACCTCGCGGGGGCCCAGCTCCCCGCGGTCATCGTGAACGTCATGCGCACCGGTCCCGGGCTGGGCAACATCGGACCGGAGCAGGGAGATTATAATCAGGCGGTCAAGGGCGGCGGTCACGGCAACTACAAGACCATAGTCCTGGCGCCGGGCTCGGTGCAGGAGATGTGCGATCTTACCATGAAGGCCTTCGAGCTGTCGTTCCGTTACCGGACCCCCGTGGTGGTGCTGGCGGACGCGGTCCTGGGACAGATGATGGAGTCCCTGAAGCTTCCGGAGAGCACCTTTCCTCGTCCAGAGACCTCGTCCTGGGCGGTACACGGGGACGCCGACACGCGGCCCAACCTCATCACCTCCATATACCTGGACCCGGACCGCCACGAGCAGCACAACCTCAGGTTGCAGGAGAAGTACGCCCGCATGAAGGTCGAGGCGAGGGCGGAGGAGTACCTTGTGGAGGATGCTGAGATCGTCCTAACCGGCTACGGCTCCTCCTCCCGCATAGCTCGCTCGGCGGTCGACCGCCTCCGCTCCGAGGGTATAAAGGCTGGGCTCTTCCGCCCGGTGACCCTCTCCCCGTTCCCGGTGGAGCAGCTCAACGCCGCGGTGGGGGACCGCACCGTCCTGGTGGTGGAGATGAGCAACGGCCAGTATCGGGACGATGTTCTTCTGCACCTTGACCGCAGGAGCCGGTCGGAGGTGTTCCTGGTGAACCGCATGGGTGGGAACCTCGTCCGTGTGGAGGAGGTCGTCAAGGCCGCCCGGGAAAAAATGGGGGTGAAGGCATGATAAAGCGATCCCGAGGATTCTACGAGACTTTCGATCGCAAGGACGGCAGCAGGACGACCACGTTCTGCGCAGGTTGCGGGCACGGCATCATACATAAGCTCATCGCGGAGGCCATGGCCGACCTGGGCATCCAGGACCGTACCGTGTTCGTCTCCCCGGTAGGGTGCGCAGCCTTCTGCTACTATTACTTCGACTGTGGGAACGTGGCCGGCCCCCACGGGCGGGCTTCGGCCGTCGCCACCGGACTGTCGCGAGTGCTGCCGGAAAAGGTCGTCATCGCCTACCAGGGCGATGGGGACCTGGGCGCCATAGGGTTCAACAACGCCTTTCAGGCCGCGAACCGCGGCGAAAAGTTCGCATGCTTCTTCGTCAACAACACCATCTTCGCCATGACCGGAGGGCAGATGGCGCCCACCACCATGCCCGGTCAGAAGACCACCACCTCCCCCTACGGCAGGGACATCGCCAAGACCGGCGCTCCCCTAAGGGTATGCGAGGTGTTCGCGCAGCTGGACGCCCCCGTGTACGTCGAGAGGGTGTCGGTGGCGGACACCAAGCGCATCATGCAGGCGAAGAAGGCTGTGAGGAAAGCGCTGGAGATACAGCGTGACGGGAAGGGCTACGCCTTCGTGGAGTTCCTCTCCCCGTGTCCTACCAACTGGCGCATGGACGCCCTCAAGGCCGCCGACTACGTGACCCAGGAGATGGAGAAGGTGTTTCCCTTAGGCTGTTTCAAGGACCGCAGCGCCGATGAACCCATCAAGCCGCAGGAGATCGAGATAGCGGACCTGCGGACGGTCCTGGGCGGCACCGATGGGGGCGTGGAGCCGCGGCCAGACCCCAGCTTCCGGGAGAGGCGCTTCAAGTTCTCCGGGTTCGGAGGGCAGGGCGTGCTCAGCCTAGGCCTGGTGGTCGCCGAGGCCGCGGGCAGGGCCGGCCGGTATGTCTCCTGGTTCCCCAGCTACGGCCCGGAGCAGCGCGGAGGGGCGGCCTCCTGCTCCGTGGTCATGGGGGGGCAGGAGATAGGGTCTCCGGCAGTGGAGACCCCTGACGTGCTCGTATGCATGAACCAGCCCTCCCTGGAGCGATTCTTGCCCACGGTGGCCCCCGGTGGGACAGTGTTGTACGAGGCATCCATACCCGCAGAGGTCAAGCCGCCCGAAGGTGTCACCGTCCATGCCTTCCCCGCCATGAGCATAGCCGCGGACCAGGGGGTCCCCAAGGCAGCCAACACCGCCCTCCTCGGCGCCATGATGGAGCTGGGCCTGATAGATATACCCGAGGAAGATGTCCTTGGTTCCCTGGCCGATAGCTTCTCGGCCAGACCCAAGCTGGTGGAGGTCAACCGCAAAGTGTACGCCTCCGCCCGGGACTGGGCGAGGGAGAACCTCACGCGGTGAGGGAAGCGGCGGCAACCGGTGATAAGATATATTACCGATTGTGCGGATTTGCCGGGAGACCAGCGGCCGCGGTCCGGACGTGACCTGGCCTCTCTGGCAGACCACGCCCCCGGAGGATAGCATGTTAAACTCTCATAAACTGGGAACCCGTATCAAGACCTACCGCGAGCGGCTGGGACTCACCCCTGAGGACCTGGCCAAGAATGCCGGCATAGACGTCGAACTAGTTAACAACGTAGAGAATGGGATCGTGTATCCGGCGCTCAGCGTGCTGGTGAAGCTCTCTCGTGCTCTGGGTCAAAGACTGGGGACGTTCATGGACGACCAGTTCCTTCCCGATCCCCTGATCGTAAGAATGGAGGACCGTCTGGAAGAGACCACCCCCCATCACGGGGCGGGGCCCGGCAACTACCATTATTTTCCGTTGGGGAAGGGCAAGACCGACCGCCACATGGAGCCGTTGTTCATCATCATCGATCCTTCCGAGGAGAACGCTATTGCCTCCCATGAAGGGGAGGAGTTCATCATCGTCGTGTCCGGGGACATAGAGCTCACCTACGGTAAGGAAAAGTACCTCCTCCAGGCCGGGGATTCCATGTACTACAATTCCGTGGTCCCGCACGTCGTAAGTGCAGTAGGGAACACCCCCGCCACCATCTATGCGGTCGTGTACACACCGGCCTGAGGGATTCCCATGGTTAGAGAGGAGATCACTAGAGAGGCCACGTTGGGACAGCTTCTGGACGAGACCGTGGCGAAGTGCCCCGACAACGAGGCCATAGTCTATGCCGACCGCGACTATAGGGAGACGTGGAGGCAGTTCTCGGACACCATCGACAGGGTGGCCAAAGGCCTAATGGCATTGGGAGTGAAGAGGGGCGAGAAGGTGGCGGTGTGGGCTACGAACGTCCCACACTGGGTCACGCTGCAGTTCGCCACCGCGCGCATCGGTGCCATCTTGCTGACCATCAATATAAATTACAAGATCTCCGAGATCGAGTACATTCTGAAGCAGTCGGAGACGGAGAACATCTTCATCATCGACGGGTACCGGGACACTGACTACCTGGCCACGCTCTACGAGCTCATTCCGGAGCTGAAGACCCATCCACGTGACAAGCTGCGCTCGGAGCGGTTCCCGCATCTGAGGCGGGTGCTGTTCCTGGGGCCGGAGAAGCATCGCGGCCTGTACTCGATGAACGAGGTCATGGCCATGGCCGTGCAGACCTCGGACGAGGAGTACAAAGAGAGGCAGGCCAACCTGTCCTGCTATGATGTGGTCAACATGCAATACACGTCCGGCACCACGGGGTTCCCCAAAGGAGTGATGCTCACCCACCACAACATCGGCAACAACGGGTACTGGATCGCGACCAACATGAACTACACCCCCGCTGACCGAATATGTCTCCCGGTTCCGCTGTTCCATTGCTTCGGCTGTGTCCTGGGCGTGATGGCCTCTCTGAACTCGGGGGCGTGCATGGTCATACTGGAGAAGTATGAGGCTGTCAACGTGATGACGGCGGTGGAGAAGGAGCGATGCACAGCTCTCTACGGCGTGCCCACGATGTTCATCGCCATCTTAGAGCATCCTCTCTTCGACAAGTTCGACTTCTCCACCCTGCGTACCGGGATCATGGCCGGCTCCCCCTGCCCCTCCAAGAGCATGGAGGAGTGCGTGGAGAGGATGAACATGACCGAGGTCACCATCGTGTTCGGTCTCACCGAATCCTCGCCCGGGATGACCCAGACCCGCTACGACGAGCCGTCCCTGGAGAAGAAGTGCTCCACGGTGGGTCAGGCCCTGCCGGGTGTGGAGGTCAAGCTCTTCAACCCCGAGACGGGACGGGAGTGCGTGGTGGATGAGCACGGAGAGGTGTGCTGTCGGGGCTACAACGTGATGAAGGGCTACTACAACATGCCCGCGGAGACCGCCAAGGCCATTGACAAGGACGGGTGGCTACACTCCGGGGACATCGGCAAGATGGACAAGGACGGGTACCTCGCCATCACCGGCCGCCTCAAGGACATGATCATCCGGGGCGGGGAGAACGTCTACCCCAAGGAGGTCGAGGACTACATCCATCACATGCCGGGTGTGCAGGACGTGCAGGTGGTGGGCGTGCCCAGCAAGAAGTACGGCGAGCAGGTCGGCGCATACATAATCCTCAAGAAGGGAGCACAGTTGACCCCCGAGGACGTCCAGGACTTCTGCCGCGGGAAGATATCATGGTACAAGATGCCCAAGTTCGTAGCCTTCGTCGACTCCTACCCGCTCACCGCCTCAGGGAAGATCATGAAGTACAAGCTCCGGGAGGATTCAGCACAGCGGTGGCCGGACGCCTGATGAGCAACCCGTAAATAGTTCCTTGGAGTTCGAGGCGGTCGAATGCCCAAGATCAAGGCGGGGGATGCCATCATCCACTACCATGTCCAGGGTGAGGGCGAGCCCCTGTTGCTCATCACCGGGTTCAGCGGCGATCTCTACAACTGGAAGAAGGCCATCCCCCTACTGGACGATTCCTACAAGGTCATAACCTTCGACAACCGGGGGAGCGGACAGACCGAGGCTCCGGAAGCTCCCTTCACCGTCGAGACCATGGCAGATGATGCCGCTGCGCTGCTTGACGCCCTGGACATAGAACGGGCCCACGTGCTGGGATGGTCCATGGGAGGGAACATCGCCCAGGAGCTGACCTTCAGGCACCCCCAGAAGGTCGCCAACCTCATCCTCATGTCCACCTATGTCCGGGAACCGGACCGGGCGCGCTTCGCCATCGACGCCATGATACACTCCGTCCGCGAGGGTGCGAGCATGGACACCTTCCAGACGATGATGCAGACGTGGTGTTCCACCGAGACCTTCTTCCGCGGTAAGGTTTCGGTATGCGAGCTGGGCGAGGAGTGCAGCATAAACGTGCTCAACGGCTTCACCCGACAGAAGAGGGCCCTGGACGCTTTCGACAGTCACGAGCGCCTTCACAAGATCAAGGTCCCCACGCTGGTCATCCACGGGGAGGAGGACATCATGGTCCCCATCAACTTCGGCGCGAAGGTCGCTGCAGGCATAGCCAACTCGGAGTTCGAGGTCATCGAGGGAGCAGGCCACTTCCTGCCACCTTCAGGATACGTGCCC includes the following:
- a CDS encoding flavin reductase family protein, whose product is MTKKELGMIMPPFALPVCIAGANIEGRPNYCTIAWFTMIDDIPPVIGLVMAKERKTKDGILENLTFSVNIPSASMAAVTDYVGITSGREADKSEVFESFYGKLETAPMIEECPLTMECELLKIIEFETTDMILGKIVGVYAEEGVFSENSPDAGRLDPLMYLSVGSTYHRLGEMVAEAFKVGKTYRPGT
- a CDS encoding ferredoxin family protein, whose product is MAAANDLPRPVIIEDECKGCGRCIAACPKKVLRPADHMNRRGFVPAEYIGEGCTGCAICFYNCPEFYAIEVHTADKEGKR
- a CDS encoding 3-methyl-2-oxobutanoate dehydrogenase subunit VorB, with product MRKFVKGNEAVVIGALYAGCDVYFGYPITPASEIAHGAAELFPRTGKEYLQAECETGSINMIFGAASAGKLAMTASSGPGISLMQEGISYLAGAQLPAVIVNVMRTGPGLGNIGPEQGDYNQAVKGGGHGNYKTIVLAPGSVQEMCDLTMKAFELSFRYRTPVVVLADAVLGQMMESLKLPESTFPRPETSSWAVHGDADTRPNLITSIYLDPDRHEQHNLRLQEKYARMKVEARAEEYLVEDAEIVLTGYGSSSRIARSAVDRLRSEGIKAGLFRPVTLSPFPVEQLNAAVGDRTVLVVEMSNGQYRDDVLLHLDRRSRSEVFLVNRMGGNLVRVEEVVKAAREKMGVKA
- a CDS encoding ketoisovalerate oxidoreductase, which translates into the protein MIKRSRGFYETFDRKDGSRTTTFCAGCGHGIIHKLIAEAMADLGIQDRTVFVSPVGCAAFCYYYFDCGNVAGPHGRASAVATGLSRVLPEKVVIAYQGDGDLGAIGFNNAFQAANRGEKFACFFVNNTIFAMTGGQMAPTTMPGQKTTTSPYGRDIAKTGAPLRVCEVFAQLDAPVYVERVSVADTKRIMQAKKAVRKALEIQRDGKGYAFVEFLSPCPTNWRMDALKAADYVTQEMEKVFPLGCFKDRSADEPIKPQEIEIADLRTVLGGTDGGVEPRPDPSFRERRFKFSGFGGQGVLSLGLVVAEAAGRAGRYVSWFPSYGPEQRGGAASCSVVMGGQEIGSPAVETPDVLVCMNQPSLERFLPTVAPGGTVLYEASIPAEVKPPEGVTVHAFPAMSIAADQGVPKAANTALLGAMMELGLIDIPEEDVLGSLADSFSARPKLVEVNRKVYASARDWARENLTR
- a CDS encoding cupin domain-containing protein, with protein sequence MLNSHKLGTRIKTYRERLGLTPEDLAKNAGIDVELVNNVENGIVYPALSVLVKLSRALGQRLGTFMDDQFLPDPLIVRMEDRLEETTPHHGAGPGNYHYFPLGKGKTDRHMEPLFIIIDPSEENAIASHEGEEFIIVVSGDIELTYGKEKYLLQAGDSMYYNSVVPHVVSAVGNTPATIYAVVYTPA
- a CDS encoding AMP-binding protein, with the translated sequence MVREEITREATLGQLLDETVAKCPDNEAIVYADRDYRETWRQFSDTIDRVAKGLMALGVKRGEKVAVWATNVPHWVTLQFATARIGAILLTININYKISEIEYILKQSETENIFIIDGYRDTDYLATLYELIPELKTHPRDKLRSERFPHLRRVLFLGPEKHRGLYSMNEVMAMAVQTSDEEYKERQANLSCYDVVNMQYTSGTTGFPKGVMLTHHNIGNNGYWIATNMNYTPADRICLPVPLFHCFGCVLGVMASLNSGACMVILEKYEAVNVMTAVEKERCTALYGVPTMFIAILEHPLFDKFDFSTLRTGIMAGSPCPSKSMEECVERMNMTEVTIVFGLTESSPGMTQTRYDEPSLEKKCSTVGQALPGVEVKLFNPETGRECVVDEHGEVCCRGYNVMKGYYNMPAETAKAIDKDGWLHSGDIGKMDKDGYLAITGRLKDMIIRGGENVYPKEVEDYIHHMPGVQDVQVVGVPSKKYGEQVGAYIILKKGAQLTPEDVQDFCRGKISWYKMPKFVAFVDSYPLTASGKIMKYKLREDSAQRWPDA
- a CDS encoding alpha/beta fold hydrolase; the encoded protein is MPKIKAGDAIIHYHVQGEGEPLLLITGFSGDLYNWKKAIPLLDDSYKVITFDNRGSGQTEAPEAPFTVETMADDAAALLDALDIERAHVLGWSMGGNIAQELTFRHPQKVANLILMSTYVREPDRARFAIDAMIHSVREGASMDTFQTMMQTWCSTETFFRGKVSVCELGEECSINVLNGFTRQKRALDAFDSHERLHKIKVPTLVIHGEEDIMVPINFGAKVAAGIANSEFEVIEGAGHFLPPSGYVPLVLDFLAKHPMAEHMGNVNERLV